A single region of the Rhizobium grahamii genome encodes:
- a CDS encoding ABC transporter permease, whose protein sequence is MLRYILWRIAAMIPTLFVISALVFTIIELPPGDFFESQIAELRAQGENANLQEMEELRKQYNFDKPAVFRYFYWVGGMLHGDFGYSFEYQLPVSEVVGDRLWLTILVSFSTILLTWLIAFPIGIYSATHQYSWGDYGLTLFGLLGIAIPNFMLALILMYFANIWFGVSIGHLMDQKYLSEPMSWEKARSILSHLWIPVIIVGTAGTAGMIRRLRANLLDEMQKQYVVTARAKGLHPLRALVKYPLRMALNFFVADIGSILPSIISGAEIVAIVLSLETTGPMLIKALQSQDMYLAGSFLMFLAFLNVIGVLVSDIALGFLDPRIRLQGRSTK, encoded by the coding sequence ATGCTGAGATATATTCTCTGGCGCATCGCCGCCATGATCCCCACACTCTTCGTCATCTCCGCGCTGGTCTTCACGATCATCGAATTGCCGCCCGGCGACTTTTTCGAAAGCCAGATTGCGGAACTGCGGGCGCAGGGCGAAAACGCCAACCTCCAGGAAATGGAGGAACTGCGGAAGCAGTACAACTTCGACAAACCCGCCGTATTCCGCTACTTCTACTGGGTCGGCGGAATGCTGCATGGCGACTTCGGCTACTCGTTCGAATACCAGCTTCCGGTATCGGAGGTCGTCGGCGACCGCCTCTGGCTGACGATCCTCGTCTCTTTCTCCACCATCCTGCTGACCTGGCTGATCGCCTTCCCGATCGGCATCTATTCGGCAACGCACCAGTATAGCTGGGGCGATTACGGCCTGACGCTTTTCGGCCTGCTCGGGATCGCAATCCCGAACTTCATGCTGGCGCTGATCCTGATGTATTTCGCCAACATCTGGTTTGGTGTTTCCATCGGACACCTGATGGACCAGAAATACCTCTCCGAACCAATGAGCTGGGAAAAGGCGCGCTCGATCCTCTCCCACCTGTGGATTCCGGTGATTATCGTGGGCACGGCGGGGACTGCCGGCATGATCCGGCGCCTGCGCGCCAACCTGCTGGACGAGATGCAGAAGCAGTATGTCGTCACCGCCCGCGCGAAGGGTCTCCATCCGCTGCGCGCGCTGGTGAAGTATCCGCTGCGCATGGCGCTGAACTTCTTCGTCGCCGATATCGGATCGATTCTTCCCTCGATCATTTCCGGAGCGGAAATCGTCGCGATCGTTCTGTCGCTGGAAACAACGGGACCGATGCTCATCAAGGCGTTGCAAAGCCAGGACATGTATCTTGCCGGGTCTTTCCTGATGTTCCTCGCCTTCCTGAACGTCATCGGTGTTCTGGTCTCCGACATCGCGCTCGGCTTTCTTGATCCCCGCATACGCCTGCAAGGCAGGAGCACCAAATAA
- a CDS encoding ABC transporter substrate-binding protein: MVTRRSFLGGLVGAAIAPSIANAAADRDIEPEFLRDWLRADRIPPMVDRLPTHPRIVNMKESGRRAGTYGGTVRTIIGSAKDIRYMTIYGYARLVGYDTKLQFQPDILMGFTSENDSVFTFYLREGHRWSDGSPFTADDFRYWWEDVILNSELTPGGGALELRPHGELPKFEMLDQTTVRYTWSKPNPNFMPALAGPLPLVIFGPGKYLKQFHKKYQDDFRLSALMKENRVKKWADLHIKMSRASRPENPDLPMLDPWVNTTRPPAEQFVFVRNPFFHRVDENGVQLPYIDKFILNVSSSSIIAAKAGAGESDLQATGIDFNDYTFLKDAEKRFPVKVNLWKQARGSRVALLPNLNCADEVWRKLFSDVRFRRALSLAVDRHEINMVAFYGLGRASADTVLPESPLYKPEYADAFIAHDPDTANKLLDEIGLDKRDDEGFRLLPDGRRAEITVETAGESNLDTDVLELVRDHWKVIGLALYTRTSQRDIFRNRAMSGSIMMSIWFGIDNGIATADMSPGQLAPTLDDQLQWPLWGMNYLSAGQAGKAPDLPEVKQLVALLNQWGETTMFEEREAIWHQMLSLYTQQVFSIGLINSTLQPILRSAKLQNVPEQALYGFDPTSFLGIYMPDCFWLEEA, encoded by the coding sequence ATGGTAACCCGGCGCAGCTTCCTTGGCGGCCTTGTTGGAGCAGCAATCGCCCCGTCGATTGCGAACGCCGCGGCCGACCGCGACATAGAACCGGAATTTCTCCGTGACTGGCTGCGAGCGGATCGTATCCCGCCGATGGTCGATCGGCTGCCGACACATCCACGCATCGTCAACATGAAGGAATCGGGCCGCCGCGCGGGAACCTATGGAGGTACCGTTCGCACCATCATCGGCAGCGCCAAAGACATCCGCTACATGACCATCTACGGCTATGCGCGGCTTGTCGGCTACGACACGAAGCTGCAGTTCCAGCCGGACATTCTCATGGGGTTCACCTCGGAGAACGATTCCGTCTTCACGTTCTATCTGCGCGAAGGGCATCGCTGGTCTGACGGATCCCCGTTCACGGCCGACGACTTCCGCTATTGGTGGGAAGACGTCATCCTCAACAGCGAGTTGACGCCAGGCGGCGGCGCGCTGGAATTACGCCCGCACGGGGAACTGCCGAAGTTCGAGATGTTGGATCAGACGACCGTCCGCTACACCTGGTCAAAGCCCAATCCAAACTTCATGCCGGCGCTTGCCGGTCCATTGCCGCTCGTCATCTTCGGGCCTGGCAAGTATCTGAAGCAGTTCCACAAGAAGTATCAGGACGACTTCCGCCTATCGGCACTGATGAAGGAAAACCGGGTCAAGAAATGGGCCGATCTCCACATCAAGATGTCGCGTGCCTCGCGACCCGAAAATCCAGATCTGCCGATGCTCGATCCATGGGTGAACACGACGCGCCCGCCTGCCGAACAGTTTGTTTTCGTGCGCAACCCGTTCTTCCACCGGGTCGACGAAAACGGCGTGCAGCTTCCCTATATCGACAAGTTCATTCTCAATGTCAGCTCGTCATCGATCATCGCCGCCAAGGCGGGCGCCGGTGAATCAGATCTTCAGGCGACGGGGATCGACTTCAACGACTACACCTTCCTGAAGGATGCGGAAAAGCGCTTCCCCGTGAAGGTCAACCTTTGGAAACAGGCGCGCGGCTCCCGCGTGGCCCTGCTGCCGAACCTCAACTGCGCCGACGAAGTCTGGCGGAAGCTTTTCAGCGATGTTCGTTTTAGGCGCGCGCTCTCGCTTGCTGTCGATCGGCACGAAATCAACATGGTTGCCTTCTACGGGCTTGGACGGGCGAGCGCCGACACGGTGCTACCGGAAAGCCCGCTCTACAAGCCAGAGTATGCCGACGCCTTCATCGCCCATGATCCGGACACGGCGAACAAGCTCCTCGACGAGATCGGTCTGGATAAGCGGGACGACGAGGGCTTTCGCCTATTGCCGGACGGCCGGCGCGCGGAGATCACGGTCGAAACGGCCGGCGAAAGCAATCTGGATACCGACGTGCTGGAATTGGTGCGCGATCACTGGAAGGTCATAGGCCTCGCGCTCTATACCCGCACGTCCCAACGCGACATCTTCCGAAATCGCGCCATGAGCGGCTCCATCATGATGTCGATCTGGTTCGGTATCGACAACGGTATTGCGACGGCCGACATGTCGCCCGGACAACTCGCGCCGACGCTCGACGATCAACTGCAATGGCCGCTCTGGGGCATGAACTACCTTTCCGCCGGGCAGGCAGGCAAGGCACCCGATTTGCCCGAGGTCAAACAGCTGGTGGCCCTGCTCAATCAATGGGGCGAAACCACCATGTTCGAAGAGCGCGAGGCGATCTGGCATCAGATGTTGTCGCTCTATACCCAGCAGGTTTTCTCCATCGGCCTGATCAACAGCACGCTGCAGCCGATCCTGAGATCGGCCAAGCTGCAGAACGTGCCTGAGCAAGCGCTGTACGGCTTCGACCCGACGTCATTCCTCGGCATCTACATGCCGGATTGCTTCTGGCTCGAGGAGGCATAG